In Leptospira licerasiae serovar Varillal str. VAR 010, the genomic window GATTATCACTAGAGGCAAGATTTTATGAATAAAAGAAAACCTACTCATCCTGGTGAAATTTTACTAGAAGATATAATAAAGCCCTTAGGATTAACTATCACTGAGGCTGCGAAAGACTTAGGAATATCTCGCAAGACGTTATCAGAAATAGTGAATTGCAAAAGTCCAGTTACTCCGGAAATGGCAGTAAGAATAGCAATTGCAACGAATACCTCAGCAGAGAGTTGGCTGAGCATGCAAACAAAATTAGATTTATGGACTGCGATGCAAGAAAGGCCTAAGAATATAATCAAGTTTCCAATTTCTGCGCAATAGAGCCAAACCGTCGTCTAACTAACAGCTCTGGCGCAGCGCTTCGGGATTGCTTACGCAACCCTCGCTTGGGCTTCGCCACATTCCGCTTTGTCACTCGTCTTGCAGGGCAAGACTCATGCCAAGTCCTTCGGACGCGCGGAACGTCGCCAAGCGTTGGTCGTTAGGCGAAATGTCACGGAAGCCGAACATCAATTGTATATGGAGATAATTAGTCTATGCCTATTCCTTACGAATTAGAAAAAGATGTCGTTAACGAGGTTAATAAACTCTTCAAAAAGAATGAAGCAAGTATGGTTATGGAAAAATTAAGAAATACGCAACTTTGGGCTGAGGATTCAGGACCGCCGGCTAGAATCCATCTTGCAATGGTTTGGAAATCGAAAGGAGATATAGAAATTTTTCTAAAGACACTGTATGATGGATTGGATTGGCGTGATTTATTAGTAGAGATGAAATTGGCGGATGAAAATTGGAAAGAAATACTTTATAAGAAAAATATATATGCTGACCAATGGATAAGAAAATAGGCTTCCTGTGACACTTCGCCTAACTATCGGTGCCTCCGCTCCGCTCAAGGCTGCTTCGCACCTTTCGCTCGGGCTACGCCACATTCGCGTCCGTCACTTCGTTTGCATGAGCAAACTCGTGCCGTTGCGAACGTCGGAGCACCTTGGTCGTTAGGCGTCATAAATTCAAATCAATTTTAATATAGGAAATAGAAATGGCAAAACCAACAGATAAAGAACGATTCTTTGCAAACTTACCAATTGATGGAAAACCAATTTCAAATAAAGCCCTAAAGGCTGTATTAGAATACGATGATGATAAATATCTAAGAATTCGGAAAGAGTTATTAGATGAAGGGCGAGTCTCCATTGGAAGAGGTTATGGGGGCTCAGTTTATAGAATAGCTGATATTGATATATCTAACTTTAAAGAGATAAAATCTAAAAAAGAAGACAAGTATAAAAGTGAGTTAACATTATACGATTCTTTTTTAAAAACTATAAAAGAAAAGCATACGGCATACTTTGAATACGATAAATATATAATTCAAAAAACGGCTCACTCAGGGTCAAGAAACACTGGAGGAGTGTGGACTAGGCCCGACATTACATTAATCACAGTGCAAACATTTCCATACATTCCGAATAAAATATTAGATATAATTACCTTTGAACTAAAGCATTATAAAGATTTTTCAATAGTCGGTGTTTTTGAATGCGCTGCACACACTCGGTTTAGTAATAAAAGCTATTTATCGATCTATTTTCCTGAAGATGAATTTCAAAATCTAAGTGATGATGATTTTGAAAGAATAAAAGGTGAATGCGAGCGATTTAAAATCGGCCTAGTTATTTTTAGTGATCCAGAAAATTATGATACTTTTCATTTTCATGTCGATCCTGAAAGAAACTCGCCTGACCCGTCTGAACAAAATGAATTTCTCTCACAGCAGATCAAAGAAGATAATAGAAAAATACTTTTAACTTATCTGAGATAGGTGAATTTACGACGCCTAACTGTCGGTGCTTCCGCTACGCTTCGGGATCGCTAACGCGACCCTCGCTCGGGCTTCGCCACATTTGCTTCTGGCACTCGTCTTGCAAAGCAAGCCTCGCGCCATCGCAAACGTCGGAACACCTTGGTCGTTAGGCGAACATCCGATAAATTCTTTCTTTTTTATTTTAGGGTAAAATATTCTTTAGAAAGAGCCGTGCAAAATCTTTCGTATGTTGGCCCGCTCCTGAGATGTTCTGGTGCAGAGCTATGGAGTTTCATCTTGTTGATTAGATTGCAGTTTGTGGACTTTAACTGGTCCCGTAATCGGAGCGGAGATCTGGCATCTGAAAGTAGTATTTTACCGAAACGGCAATTTACTGAAGTATAAAAATGCAACTATTTGGAATGCACCGTATTTGGATCGGACGTCGGCCTAACTTACGGTGCCTCCGCGTCGCTCGGGGCTTGCTTCGCAACCCGCTCGCTTGGGCTTTGCCACATTCGCGTCCGTCACTTCGTTTGCATGCGCAAACTCGTGCCGTTGCGAACGTCGGAGCACCTTGGTCGTTAGGCGTAATCGAGTAAAAAACAATTGTAAAATAGATTTTGCTAATTTGCTTTAA contains:
- a CDS encoding HigA family addiction module antitoxin, with protein sequence MNKRKPTHPGEILLEDIIKPLGLTITEAAKDLGISRKTLSEIVNCKSPVTPEMAVRIAIATNTSAESWLSMQTKLDLWTAMQERPKNIIKFPISAQ